In Stigmatopora nigra isolate UIUO_SnigA chromosome 11, RoL_Snig_1.1, whole genome shotgun sequence, the following proteins share a genomic window:
- the stx19 gene encoding syntaxin-19, producing MRDRLKELVERTQEFPDSGSISSTPVSEEEDDTDKSTVLGVIIPEAVLFEEEPLIDNFLSEVHQMRNDIVALEIEVLKFSQQQKMLVASMRRFSIMKKESSITKDIKLQAESLHRRLDKLSKQVQKTEEQHGSTAVSTRIQRCQHAAVYLKFQQVMRQYNEGLLTKQERCKDFIIRQLEVSGKDITEEEVNEMVATGKWEVFNENLLNDAKITRSQLSEIELRHKELLSLENNMMELKDLFMEIFMLVEEQGTQMEHIQTNVERTQDYVAASNEKFKLAARYKKKNPLRQLCCCCCPPWKCCF from the exons ATGAGAGACCGCTTGAAAGAGTTAGTGGAGAGAACCCAGGAGTTTCCTGATTCTGGAAGTATAAGTTCTACCCCTGTGTCTGAAGAGGAAGATGACACTGACAAGTCCACGGTTCTCGGAGTCATAATACCCGAGGCTGTTCTTTTTGAGGAGGAGCCACTCATTGACAATTTCCTGTCGGAAGTTCACCAAATGCGAAATGATATCGTTGCGCTGGAAATCGAG GTCCTTAAATTTAGCCAACAACAAAAGATGTTGGTTGCATCTATGCGGCGCTTCAGTATAATGAAAAAAGAGAGCAGCATAACAAAAGACATCAAGCTCCAAGCTGAGAGCCTCCACCGACGTCTGGACAAGCTTTCCAAACAAGTACAAAAAACAGAAGAGCAGCACGGTTCTACTGCTGTTTCAACAAGAATACAACGCTGCCAGCATGCAGCAGTTTACCTCAAATTCCAGCAG GTAATGCGGCAGTATAATGAAGGGCTGTTGACCAAGCAGGAGCGCTGCAAGGACTTCATTATACGGCAGCTAGAAGTCTCAGGAAAAGATATTACGGAAGAGGAAGTAAATGAGATGGTTGCTACTGGAAAATGGGAAGTCTTCAATGAAAACCTGCTAAATGATGCCAAAATCACTCGGTCCCAACTGTCAGAGATTGAACTGAGGCACAAG GAATTGTTAAGCCTTGAAAACAACATGATGGAGTTGAAGGATCTCTTCATGGAAATTTTTATGTTGGTAGAAGAACAAGGGACCCAGATGGAGCACATCCAGACCAATGTGGAACGGACCCAAGATTATGTGGCAGCCTCTAATGAGAAGTTCAAGTTAGCCGccagatacaaaaaaaagaaccctCTTCGTCAgctctgctgctgctgttgcccTCCATGGAAATGCTGCTTTTAA